A window from Erythrolamprus reginae isolate rEryReg1 chromosome 9, rEryReg1.hap1, whole genome shotgun sequence encodes these proteins:
- the LOC139171892 gene encoding C-signal-like isoform X1 — protein sequence MAQPVDFCVFSVLVTGSNRGIGLGLVKRFLELPSPPQWVFATTLDLEGKENKELRELACKYPNLVVLQLDVTKPESIQAALNEVQKCVGEGGLTILYNNAGIFSNNDLQTENAKVMMEVYSVNTIGPLQMSQAFLPLLKKAARRSPCQGLSASKAAIINMSSIAGSIELMAHFDQYQVVAYRCAKTALNMLTKCQSLGYSADGILSVAMHPGLVSTAINPLPEISVEESTQGIVAVLSKLCDEDNGTFVDYLDRRLPW from the exons ATGGCCCAGCCTGTTGATTTCTGTGTTTTCAGCGTTCTGGTGACAGGATCCAATCGGGGGATCGGTCTGGGTCTGGTGAAGAGGTTTCTGGAGCTGCCTTCTCCACCCCAATGGGTCTTTGCTACAACCCTGGACctggaaggaaaagaaaacaag GAGTTGAGAGAGTTGGCTTGTAAATATCCGAATCTGGTGGTGTTGCAATTAG ATGTCACCAAACCTGAAAGCATCCAAGCCGCTCTGAACGAGGTGCAGAAATGTGTCGGAGAAGGTGGACTGACCATCCTATACAACAATGCCGGCATTTTCTCCAACAACGATTTGCAAACTGAAAATGCCAAGGTTATGATGGAAGTTTACTCTGTCAATACCATTGGTCCACTACAAATGAGTCAG GCATTCCTACCCCTGCTGAAGAAGGCAGCCCGGAGGAGCCCATGTCAAGGACTGAGCGCCAGCAAGGCAGCCATTATTAACATGTCCAGCATTGCAGGCTCAATTGAACTTATGGCTCATTTTGACCAATATCAAGTAGTTGCATACCGCTGTGCTAAG ACTGCCCTAAACATGCTCACCAAGTGTCAGTCCCTTGGATATTCAGCCGATGGCATCCTGAGTGTCGCCATGCACCCTGGATTAGTTAGTACTGCTATCAACCCACTT CCGGAAATCAGCGTGGAAGAGAGTACCCAAGGCATCGTGGCTGTGCTGTCGAAGCTTTGTGACGAGGACAACGGGACCTTTGTGGATTATTTGGACCGTCGACTTCCCTGGTGA
- the LOC139171892 gene encoding estradiol 17-beta-dehydrogenase 2-like isoform X2, producing the protein MAQPVDFCVFSVLVTGSNRGIGLGLVKRFLELPSPPQWVFATTLDLEGKENKELRELACKYPNLVVLQLDVTKPESIQAALNEVQKCVGEGGLTILYNNAGIFSNNDLQTENAKVMMEVYSVNTIGPLQMSQAFLPLLKKAARRSPCQGLSASKAAIINMSSIAGSIELMAHFDQYQVVAYRCAKISRNNFLENSSQEQMFLTPNFSEAFCLISLIFLHHPVVLLYASDCPKHAHQVSVPWIFSRWHPECRHAPWIS; encoded by the exons ATGGCCCAGCCTGTTGATTTCTGTGTTTTCAGCGTTCTGGTGACAGGATCCAATCGGGGGATCGGTCTGGGTCTGGTGAAGAGGTTTCTGGAGCTGCCTTCTCCACCCCAATGGGTCTTTGCTACAACCCTGGACctggaaggaaaagaaaacaag GAGTTGAGAGAGTTGGCTTGTAAATATCCGAATCTGGTGGTGTTGCAATTAG ATGTCACCAAACCTGAAAGCATCCAAGCCGCTCTGAACGAGGTGCAGAAATGTGTCGGAGAAGGTGGACTGACCATCCTATACAACAATGCCGGCATTTTCTCCAACAACGATTTGCAAACTGAAAATGCCAAGGTTATGATGGAAGTTTACTCTGTCAATACCATTGGTCCACTACAAATGAGTCAG GCATTCCTACCCCTGCTGAAGAAGGCAGCCCGGAGGAGCCCATGTCAAGGACTGAGCGCCAGCAAGGCAGCCATTATTAACATGTCCAGCATTGCAGGCTCAATTGAACTTATGGCTCATTTTGACCAATATCAAGTAGTTGCATACCGCTGTGCTAAG atatcaagaaacaatttcctagaaaactcTTCCCAAGAAcagatgttcctcacacctaatttctctgaagccttctgccttatctcactaatcttccttcATCACCCTGTCGtcctgttgtatgcttcag ACTGCCCTAAACATGCTCACCAAGTGTCAGTCCCTTGGATATTCAGCCGATGGCATCCTGAGTGTCGCCATGCACCCTGGATTAGTTAG